The stretch of DNA ATTTGATTCCATGCTACCATCAGTAGAAGACTAGGGCATCCAATGTcactaagacagcttttcggacttagtatgggcattatgagttcttagtggtgtcatttggtttgacaaatgcCCCCGTAGCATTTATGTATTTGATGAACCCGGTATTTAAGCCCTATTTTGATTCttttgtgatagtatttattgatgatatcttgatctattcCCACAGTTGATagaagcatgagcaacatcttcggattgtacttcagactctgagaaaTAGTCGGTTATATGCCATGTTTTTGAAATGTGACTTTTGGTTGGACTCAGTTCCcattttggggcatgttgtattggcCGAGGGCATTAAattggatcctaagaagattgaggtggtTCAAAACTGTCCTAGGCCTACTTCAATTAAAGAGATTAAGGgtttcctgggtttggtaggttattattgccggttcgtggaggggttttcatccatagtagcccaattaactagattgacctagaagggtgctccattcagtcGATCCGATGAGTGCCAGTTGAGCtttaagaagctcaagactactttgacaaTGGcgctagtgttagtgttgcccacaggtttaagatcctacacagtgtattgtgatgcatcgcgtattggggtCGGTTCAGTATTAACGCAGGATgccagggtgattgcatatgcgtcgcggtagttgaaggttcatgagaagaattaccctgttcatgacctAGTGTTGACAGCCATTATTCATgaactgaagatttggaggcattacctctacggcatGTCATGTGAGGTGTTCATGGATCATTAGAGTCTACAgtacttgttcaagcaaaatgaTCTCAACTTGAGGCGGAGGAGCTGGCTGGAGCtgatgaaagactatgatatcaccatttttatCATCCCAGGAAaaccaatgtagtggctgatgtcTTGAGTTGAGAGGCTATGAGTATgcgtagccttgcgtatattccgattggtgagagactgcttgcattagatgttcaggccttggccaatcattTCATGAGGTTAGACGTTTTCGAgtccagtcgtgttctagcttgcagGGTCTCTCGGTCTtttttgtttgagtgcatcagagagcgtcaatatgaatACCCCCATTTGCTCGTCCTTatggacacggtgtggcacgatGGTGCCAAGCATATTTCTATCGGAGATGATGGAGTGCTGCgtatgcagggtcggatttgtgtgcctaatgtggatgggcatCGTGAGTTGATGagaaggcccacagtttgcggtatttcattcatccgggtgctgccaaGGTGTATCaggatttgtggcaacattattggtggagaagaatgaagaaggatatagttgcataaaTGGCTCAATGTTTGAAttttcagcaagtaaagtacgagcatcagaggcctagtggtttgcttcagaagattgagattcccgagtggaagtgggagcgtgtcacgccccaacctttgggagcgcgaccggcgctcaaccgagataacccgccAAGCAAGCATGTCAGATGCTTCCTACCCGACCTTACCTATGAATAGAGTGAAGATTTATTCtattaattagacaatgagaaTGTTACATGAACAATCCAAATTTCATTACAGTTAGAACTTCATTCAAGATTTCCCAAAATTTCACATTCCACATTCAAAGTTTAACAGTTGAAACATGTGATACAAACACAACAATCCTAGTTTGACTTTCTAAATACCAATATATAACCCAACACTATATCTACGGAGTCTCAAACGGATACGAAAGAAtaatatgatagtgccggcaacaaggctgcGACTATACCTTAAAACATCATACATAATGAACAAAATATACAAGACCCCGATAGAAAGTCTAGCTCAACAAgttagctgaggagagggtgtactgctatcactgataaatgctacctgctgtggaaccacctgcatccattaaagatgcagtgccctaggcaaaaagggacgttaatacatatggaatagtactagtatgtaagactaaacaccctctcaatagaatgagtagCAGTACAATGAGAAAGAAACACAGAATCAATGGTGGCCTCAAACAACATTAAAGTGCCAAGTTAagagaaaaatgattttcaagtaaatatcattatttttaagttgggagttctttagtactgatataccaccgtgttattggcacagagtccgatctcagcccaatcggctaagccatctcaccccgagacatcaatcacaacaccaccataTGCGCGGCACGGGGTCCGATCTTAGCCCTATCAGCTAAGGCGTCTCACcataatgccgtgtggatcgacatcacttTCCGCTAGCAATCACCTCATCCCAATacagggatttacccctcaatcattcctacaccggcatgtgtagtttcgagTTTAGGTTATTtgaacctacccttcctcggtaacTAAAGGATACTTCCAAAATATTTATTATGAAAAGGAGTTACAACACATTACATACTTTTACACTTCTTTCGTTTCATTGGAGCTATTGGCCACAAGTGTACTTTCCATTCCTTGCACGATGGTCGCATGTTATATCTTATGTTCACTTCCTTCACTTTGAAGAATCATCATTGATTATTGACAACAAAAGTATTCTGCACCAAAACCATAAACATGTATATGAGCAATCATgagtcttaggcacattgagTTCCTCTTCCACAATTAAGCATACTAACTCgcaattgaaacatgatttttagTCACAATACCTTTAATACATTGGTCATACTAGATCACATTCTCGGAGGAAAtcatgatatgatggaaacatttGAAACATATATTGAGTACATATCTATTGCAACACATTACTTGTTTCAGAATAACCAAATTCATTAGGAAGGACTCAGAACacgaaaaataagaaatttagcCAATCATAATCGTAACTTACGAGGACGTCATGAGAATCAATTCTACAAGAGAAGTTTATGCAACATACCTtgattgagcttccttaaattactaaaATGTTTCGAAAAATACATCGACTTCAATCTATTAGAGACATGACAAATTTGAACCATAGTTAGGAAGATACTCAGGGTTTcagttcatttgagcattttatcaagcactaagtgttcattaaggtttcaaggttctcCTATGGTGGATACCTACCTCCCACAACCCAATGTTTACCCATTTTATCCTAATAACCTTGCCACCAACCTTGATGGTACATGTATGCATAAATAACACGCAAGAATCACACTTCTTATTACCTACTTTCATTCTAATCCCTAAATTAAGGGCTAGGGAGAAGAATCGTATATCTTGggtgaagaccttgtgagtttttcttgttgaatttcaaagctTTAGCAAGTACTTGGGGCTTCCTCCACTCTCTCTAAAGCACTCCCCTCACTCTAAAATGGCAGATTTTTGCCTTCTAAACGAGACCCAATGGTTTTTAAtcaaatggggtcgggttataaaaatcagaaaatagaccctccgaactcaactctGCGGTCGCAGAGTGCACCGCAGATCAGGTATACGCCCCGTaaaatggaccgtagaaatggtCCCAAAACTTGGGCTGGCCTGGTCTAGTCTACGGCCAAGTATGTGGCAATCATatcaattatgcggccgcagaatggacaGCAAAATCTCCCTCCAAAAATCTTCATGCTATTTCTGCGACAGaaatgcggcccgcaaaatgattatgcggcccgcaaaatgattatgcggccacatattTGACTGCAAAATGACCTTCAAAATTTGGCTatttttctgcttcactctgcggaaGATCTGCGGTCCATGGagtagttctgcggtcgcataatggatagTAGAAATCCCCTGTTCAGTAATAATTTTTTTTCATCTCCCCAACGCACCGTTCAACCCAGAAAGTTTGTATCGCGGCGAGCAAGTTCGCCGCGCCCTCAAATACATTAGCCCACCTCGACACCATGAAACCCCGGGtttaaggtaaaattttatgggaccttacatcctccccgtttaggatcattcatcctcgaatgagggacAAAATCTGccattagcatccaatgtgacCCAACTGTTACTTCACACACCAGCAGTACCAAAATTGTTTtcactaactccctaaatttccaaatcttTTGTCAGAGTCTCCCCTTGTAATTGGGCTATACacatgtcagagaatcccagaaccAGTCCTAACAGCATAATCATAACACAACGATGTAAAACACCATGAAAACAACACCGGCCACAATGCCATGAACATTGCATTACCAAAAAGGAGTATCTATAACATAAGTTGTACAGGGGAAACATAATTTGTAGAAAGCTAGCTTTTAACATTTTCCATGGACACaaatacatagctattcaaataaatgaggataattcttcttcatctcttccttggCTTTCCAGCTGGCCTCTTCGACCTGTTGGTTTTGATATAATACTTTCgtggaggcaatctctttatttcttAGCTTTCAGACTTGCCTATCAAAAATgtcaactggaatttcttcataagtcaattccttattaacctcaatagtctcaaccagaaCAATAAGCAACGGATCTCcgaccaccttcttcaacatggagacatgaaacactgggtgcactaaagacatctctggaggtagttcaagcctgtaagccacatgaccaaatcctctgaatgattttgtacggtccgacatacctcagactaaATTTCCCTTTCTTCCTAAACCACATTATATCCTTTATGggagaaaccttcaagaataccaaaTCATCCTCCTAgaactccaaatccctgcgaCACACGTCAGAATAGGATTTCTGGCGACTTTGAGCAGTTTTCAACTGTTCCTTATTGattttaaccttctccatagactgatgcatgaggtctggtgCTATCAACTTTGCTTCCCCAATCTTGAACCATCCAATatgagatctacatctcctaccaaaTAAAGCCTCGAACGGCGCCATCTGCATGCTAgcatggtaactgttgttgtaggaaaattatatgagtggcaaatgatcatcgcagctacccttaaagtcaagaacacaagcgcacaacatatccTTGAGCGTTTGAATGGtccgctcagactgcccgtcgcTCTGCGGacggaaggttgtactaagattcacccgAGTACTCataccttgctgaaatttcctcCAAAAGTTAGATGTAAATTGTGCCCCTCAATcggagataatagaaactggagtgccaagCAACCTAGCTATTTCCTTGatgtacaactgagcatattgttccgttgTATTGGTAGCCTTGACAGGTAATAAATGTGATGATTTCGTGAGtcagtccacaatcacccaaatcaagTCAAACTTGCGAGGCGTGCGAGGTAGTCCCACCACAAAGTCTATTTCCACATCGGAATTTTTATGTcatgtgccaacccaccgggcctttgatgttcggcctttacttgttgaaagtttggatatcttgccacaaagtccactacattcctcttcatatcattccgcCAGTAGACTTCAgtaagatcatggtacatctttgtagagcccgggtgcatgGAATACTTGGAATGGTAAGCCTCGGTCATTATTCTTTACCGGAGACCATCTACGTTCAGAACACATAATcgtccttggtaccttagtgtaccatcatccatgccaagagacaAAGCCATAGTCTTATtcttatgaatcccctccttcaattgtactaaCAATGGATCATCGTATTGCTTTaacttgacttccacaacaagtgatgatttaaccctattttgcacaaccaCCCATCCTTCACGAGAGTCCTCGAGACTAACTCCCAATCTATCCAaccgatgaacttccttggccaacggcctttgatgtgtcttcaagtgagccaaactacccatggatttttggctaagaggatctgccacaatattagccttccccggatgatatagaatatcgatgtcgtagtccttgagcaactcaagccaccttctctgccttagattcaattccttctgcttaaaAATATATTGAAAGCTCTTAtagtccgtgaatatatccacatggactccatacacataatgatgccaaatctttaaCGCAAACACTACCGCCGCATTTTCTAAGTCATGTTTTGGATAGTTTTTCTCATCATTTTTAGTTGCCTATAAGCATAAGCGATCAtcttgccatgttgcatcaatacacacccaagtccgaaccTCAAAGCATATAAATATACTACAAACCcatctgtaccctctggtagggtcaacactggtgccgtagtcaatcttgatttcaacttttGGAAGCTCTTTTCACACGCATCAAAcaattggaacttaactgccttctgcatcaatttagtcaacggagaggaaagagtggagaacccctccacaaactttctgtaatccCCAGCTAAGCCCCAGAAACTGCGAATctttgttggagttgtaggcctcagccaattcttcacagctgcgaTCTTCTGCGGATAAACCTTAATTCTTTCTCtggagatgacatgacccaagaatgtgatagattgaagacaaaattcacacttcaaaaacttcACATACATcttgtgctgatatagagtctgtagaacttccctgagatgatcggcacggtcctctcgactttgtgaatatacaagaatattttcaatgaacactataacaaaggagtcaagaaaaggcttgaagactcgattcataagatccatgaaagctgtcggggcatttgttagcccaaaagacatttcTAGAAATTCGAAGTGCCCATATCGGTTCCTGAAagatgttttcggaatatcctattccctgatcttcaattggtgataccctaATCTTaggtcaatcttggagaaatacttagcaccttgcaattgatcgaacaagtcatctatccttggtagttGTTACTTATTTTTatattgtgaccttgttgagttgccgatagtcaatacacatccttagtgACCCcgctttcttccttacaaagagaaccggcgtgccccaaggcgacacactcggccggataaaaCTCTTCTCTAACAAattcttcaattgttcctttagtttcATCAATTCTGCCGGTGACATTTTGTAAGGTGGAACAGATATAGGCTGCGTGTCTGGAATCATATCAATCCCAAAAACAATCTCCCAGTCTGGTGGAATCTCGGGGAGCACATCAAGAAAGACCTCTGgtaattcattcacaactggcacggattcaagtgtaggtgcctcaacatcggtgtccgtaacccggaccaaatggtaaatacaccccctgttgatcatcttcgtggcccCTTCAGCACTACATCATCCCGCTTCCATTCAACAACCAGCTCATTTGGGAATTCAAACATAACTGTCCTAGTTCagcaatcaagcttggaaaaatatgaataaagccattccatccccattattacatcaaaatcaaccatccccaataaAATAGCATTGGACATGGTGTCCCaaccatgcaccgtgacaacacaatcccaaTAAACCCGCACGGCTACAATAGGCTCACCGACTGGAGTAGATACgtagaacggctcatgaagttgttcggggttctatcccaaattccatagcaacataaggagtgacataggacaaactggaatcgggatcaataagggcatatacatcatgagattggacaagtaatatacctgtgacaatatctggagaagcATTTGAGCCTGGCAACCTCTCTTAGCATAGAAACGACTATGTCCTCTCGAGCTCTGTTCACCACCCCTTGCTGCACCACACCTTGCGGGTGTTGGagggcctcgagctggaggagctGCTGCAGATGATGtggctgcagaactggctggctgtgccgTACCCCTACCCATACTCTGGCGGAACAAATTGCAAGCCCTCTAATATGAATCCTCATACAGCACCCACAGCATATGGGTTGGTCCATGAAGCAGGCCCCAAAATGAATCTTCttacacctagggcatgggggcctccgctgctgctgggATCTCCCTCCAGGCCGACCCTACTAgtaggatcccctgttgccctgactgggcctgaaatggCTTCACTACTGCTGAATGGGCCCTGATGGCGGTGAACTAATCAAAGACTGAGCAAAGGAATGGGATGGCCCACCCTTGAATGCTGACCTGCCGCCACTACCACCACCCGAAGAACCACCAATGTTGCCCGCGAATCGGGCCTTATTGCTAACCTCTTGCTCCATTCTATGCTTCAGTTTGCGGATCTCTATGGCTTGAGCAtatgccaccatcttcccatagttcatatcagattTCAAGGCAGttatagcggcctcattaataactaagGGGCCAAGGCCCTCCATCGTTGGAAGCATATAGATGGCATTCTTGGACAAGCACGTGAATCTCATATGATCCTTCCACACACTCCCACACAAGAAATTATCAATGAAGGCATCGTCAAACTCACTCTACCTCGCCGGAGGGATCCGCTCGTCACGGGAGTCCTCCTACATCACAAACCAAGAATAGgacacctctttcaggcggtaggaggccagcTTCACTCACTTCGTCctagtagcatgcataactcaaagggtcttgtgcatctcatcaataaagtcctgggttCCTCCTGAGGATctgtacctgtgaacactggaggatccaaccgaagaaacctgttcaccctggaactagcagaatccccttGCTGGATGGAAGATGTAGGTGCAACATTCGATCTCTGGGCTTTTaatgccactatctgagccaacatctgtatggataCCCTAAGATCCCTATCGGAAACACCAGGAATGAAAACTGGGGTTGAAGGTAGAGTAGTTGCACCATCGGTAGGAGTAGGGAATGCTGCAGTCAGAGCAAGAGTAGTAAAATCAAGCGGTGTAGTagctgggggaatatcctcacccctcgggtggtCACTACATCATCAGGTATAGAATCAACTGCAACTCCGGGGGTGGCATTTGCTCTTTAGCCAGTTCTTTCTTTCTTCCTAGGTGCCATATACTAcaaattagagcaatgcacgagttagaggaggaacagtatTACAATCAACTCTATCGCATGAACTAGAACATCAaataagggtattattcctaaatacccaagtagcctcctaattatagatgtggtcgacaacataccaataaaaagactctactagatgcAGCTCGGAGACATCCTTGGGCACTTCcaaaccttaggctttgataccaagcttgtcacaccccaacctcgggaagcgcgaccggtgctcaatcgAAATAACCCGGTCAGGCAAGCCTACCAGATGCTTCCTACCcgaccttacccatgaataaagtgaagatgTATTACATTAATTTAACAATGAGAAGTTTATAGGAACAATCCAAATTTCATTACCGTTAAAACTTCATTCAAGATTacccaaaatattacattacacattcatagtttaaaGTGGAAACATgagatacaaatacaacattccTAGTTTGACTTTCTAAACACCAATATATAACCCACACTGTGTTTACAGAGCCTTTAACGAAtacaaaagagtaatatgatAGTGCCGGTAACAATTCCCTGGCTATACCTCTAAACATCATACATAATGAACAAAATATACAAGACCCTGATAGGAAGTGGGGTTCActaagtcagctgaggagagggtgtactgctatcactgatcaatgtctcctgctgtggaactacctgcatccattaaatatgcagcacccccagcaaaagggatgttaatacatatggaatagtactagtatgcaagactaaacaccctctcaatagaacgagtagtAGTACAAAGAGAAAAAACATAGAATCAATGGGGGCCTCAAACAACATTAAAGTTTCAAGTTAAGAGAAAGAagattttcaagtaaatatcattATTTTTTAGTTGGGAGTTCTttattagcacggagtccgatctcgtcctgattggctaagccatctcaccccgagacatccaatcacaacactGCCATGTGcccgacatggtgtccgatctcagcccgatcggctaagccctctcaccacaatgtcatgtggatcgacatcacttTCCGCTAGCAATCAACTCATCCCAaacaaggggaataatctcaatgcACCAATCTCATCACATTTAagaggaataatctcaacacaccaatatagggatttacccctcaatgacttctacaccggcacgtgtagttacGGGGGTAGGTTATTTTAACTTACCCTTCCTCGATAACTAAACAATACTCCAAATATATTTATTATGAAAAGGAGTTACAACATATTACATACTTTTACACTTCTTTTTGTTTCATTGGAACTATTGACCACAAGTGCAGTTTCCATACCTGGAACGATGGCGGCATGTTATATCTCATGTTCACTTCCTTCACTTTCAAGAATCATCATAAATTATCAACAACAAAAGTATTCTGGACCAAGACCTTAAACATGGATATGAGCAATcatgagtcttaagcacattgagttccTCTCCCATAATTAAGCATACTAACTCGCAATTGAATATTGATTTTTAAATCACAATACCTTTAATACATTGGTTATACTAGATCACATTTTCGGAGGAAAttatgatatgatggaaatatttgaaacatatattgAGTACATATCTATTTCAACACAACACTTGTTTTAGAATAATCAAATTCATTAGGAAGGACTCGGAACACGGAAAATATGAAATTTAGCCAATCATAATCGCAACTTACGAGGACGTCACGGGGATTGATTCaacaagaggagtttagccaacatacctcgcttgagcttaTTTAATTTACTACAACGTTCCACAAATTAtagcgacttcaatctattaGAAACATGACAAATTTGAACCATAGTTAGAAAGATACTCGATCtgtcagctcatttgagcattttatcaagcactaggtgtacattaaggattcaaggttctcctatggtggattccttcctCCCACAACCTAatgtttacccatttgagcttaATAGCCTTCCCACCaaccttgatggtacatgcatgcataaatagcACTCAGGAATCACACTTTTCATTACCTACTTTCAGTCCAATCCCGAAATTGAGGCCTAGGGAGAAGAATCTTACATCTTGggtgaagaccttgtgagttttccttgttgaGTTTCAAAGCTTGAGCAAGGATAGATGGACAAAGTACTTGGGgcttcctcctctctctctctctctctctctctctctctctctctctctcttatgcACTTCCCTCACTCTAAAATGGTAGATTTTTGCCTTGTAAATGAGACCAAATGGCTTTTAATCAAATGTGGTCAGGTTATAAAAATCAAGAAATGGAACCTCTGAACTTAACTCTGCGGTCGCAGAGTGCACCGCATATCAGGTCTACGCCCTGCaaaatggaccgtagaaatggtCCCAAAACTTGGGCTGGCTTGGCCTAGTCTATGGCCAAGTATGTGGCAATCATATCAATTAggcgaccgcagaatggaccgcagaatctcCCTCCGAAAAGCTTCATGCTATTTCTGGCATGGAAATACGGCCCACAAAACGATTATGTAGCCGCATATTTGACTACAAAATGACCTTCAAAATTTGGCCATTTTTTTGCTTCACTCCATGACGGATCTGCGGTCCACGGAGtaattctgcagtcgcataatgaaccgcagaaatgccctgttCTGCAacacattttcttcaactccccaacgcacttttcaacccaaaaagtctgtaccaCGGCGAGCAAGTTCGCCGCAAAGATATTCTATAACCCTCAAATACATTAGCCCACCTCGGCACTGCAAAACACcgagttttaggtgaaatttgaCGGGGCTTTACATAGCGTATTACCATGGTTTTTATTTGTTGGCCTCCCCCGAACTTAGAAG from Nicotiana tomentosiformis chromosome 11, ASM39032v3, whole genome shotgun sequence encodes:
- the LOC138901312 gene encoding uncharacterized protein, translated to MGRGTAQPASSAATSSAAAPPARGPPTPARCGAARGGEQSSRGHSRFYAKRGCQAQMLLQILSQNPEQLHEPFYVSTPVGEPIVAVRVYWDCVVTVHGWDTMSNAILLGMVDFDVIMGMEWLYSYFSKLDC